The region GTTTCCTTAGATACCACTCGATCAGATTGTTGCCCTTAGAGTTCCCTCGGAAATGGAAGGATATTTGACTGCCAAGTTTTGATGGAGAATCTTGATTAGAAGGCGAAGAGTGGGCGGGCGGCAGGCCAAGGGCGGGCGGgccctttatatttatttgctaATTAAGCTTTAATTCTCTGTCATTCAactgtttgtttaatttttatacgaAATGGATTCACATGAGCTTTTTTTCTGCCATGCACcaataaagaaattatatagcAGAAAGAAAACAGTTAATTTCATGGAATTTATACAAACATACGCTTTCTTTTCCATCGTACAACAGGCCATGAAGAAAATAAGCATCCAAACAGCACTCTTCATAATGTCCTCGACGAATCCAAAAACCGTGGTATCCCTGAGATACTGGTTAAGCTGCATCAATGTgcttgtcaaaaaaataaaaaataaaataaaataaaggtgaaGAACACATCGTAGGGCCATTTCTTCCGGTTCTTTAGATATCCAATTACCAAGCATGGCCCATGTCTCCTTTAGTCTTCGGTACAAGCCTCCACCTtgcagttttctttttattattcaacattcaCCTTTCCACCTCATTGCTTGAAATGATTCCCGAAGGCCCACATCAGAGACGCAAGTTTTTCTAaagccttttttgtttttacaattttttttgaaaaattttatttattttattttaaattaatatttttttgatatttttaaattattttaatatacgaATATTAAAATCTCATTACAACAGTGAGGGCACGTCACCCACCATTTTCACGAGGGCAATCGATTTTCATGCTGATTAGACAACCTTGATTTGGATACAATGAAGTCCAATCGTTATACATGTTTAGTTTACATACACCTCCTGGCTCTCTCGCCATTCGAGGTTCAGTTTTCAACCACGGCACTCCAGAGCTCCCTCTCCCCTGATCGGCTGCCGTGTAATATCGGAACCGGGCCTAAGTTTGCCACAGATTTGATTGTCATCTAAAAGCACCATCGAAGTTGTTTGAGGTTAAACCTATAAAATATGCAAGGAGATTTTTAACAAGGATCTTATCATTTCTTCTAATCTTTACACGGATATCCTGTCATTATTTGGATCGTAGAGCTAGATTCAATGTTTACATGTCAAGATTGACCCTACGATGCCACTTGGTCTTCAAAAAAAGAGAACTACTCTGTTTTCTCTAACAATCAAGATACACTTGAGCTTACTTTTGTGATTAAGACTAAACCTTTTTCTAATGAAGTTCGAACTACACACATTATTCATATTCATGTCAGGATTCATACATATATGAAAGagtattttaaactttttttatataaaaaaatctagtatTAAATGATCGTAAGCGAAACAAATTTAAATCCATTCATCATAACTAAAATTTGAAAAGGTATAACGTTAAGACATGTTTCATAATTAAAGCATTACACCAATCTAGCGTGAATTGCTAAATTTAAACttatgattgattgattgatttattacTTGATGGTGAAGAGTATTCTTGAATCAGTTTGTGGGTTAATTTTTGTGCAGAAGTTCTTAAGAATTCACTATTTATGAATATGCAAGTGCACAAACGCTAACACAAGCTGTATATTCGTTGCTCACCTGGAAATGTTCGAGGGAAAAGAGAGTAAAATCAGACACCATGTCATGTGGGACACCTGGGAGTGATTTATTTTGCTAGCAGAGGACAACAAGGACACCTTTAAACAAGCCCTAATCATCTCTAATTGGGACCAATTAGCAATAATACCATCAAAGCTCTACTCGGcgagtgatgatgatgatcataaGAGATTTCCATTTGGAATGTGGACGAACTAGTTTATCCCCCATGCTACCCCAACTGGCAACTACAAACGATCCGCCGTCAACCAATAAATATAATCCTCGGATTTTAGTATAAAATTTGTCGCTAATCAATGTCCGAGGCCCATCAATCATGAGGGATAGCAGCAAAAACAAATGCAACATTCCAACAGACATGAGAGCTTAAATCAAGAGAGCAGTCAAATAAACTTTCGAACCAAGAGAGCTTAAATCcaaataatattgttgtttGACTGTGGTCTTCAGCACAGGAGCCATAGATTGATTTATGGAATGTCTGAGGAGGAGCCGCCCAAAAAGCAGCAAGCATGGGCGGCGGGGCACATCGATCAAGCAAGATTAACTAGCGATTTAGGGAGCTCCCCATTGCTAAAAAGTGGCATTAAGCAAGGATGgtcaaaaaatgaaattgaaaagcatgCGAACCGTATACCAGTTGGTAACTCCGAAGGAGCACagcaaagaaaaggaagggaCATAAGCACATAAAAATTGGGACAAGTGCCCTTGTTTGGAAAGACAATCCGTATTGTTGTTTGACTGTGGTCTTCAGCACAGGAGCCATAGATTGATTTATGGAATGTCTGAGGAGGAGCCGCCCAAAAAGCAGCAAGCATGGGCGGCGGGGCACATCGATCAAGCAAGATTAACTAGCGATTTAGGGAGCTCCCCATTGCTAAAAAGTGGCATTAAGCAAGGATGgtcaaaaaatgaaattgaaaagcatgCGAACCGTATACCAGTTGGTAACTCCGAAGGAGCACagcaaagaaaaggaagggaCATAAGCACATAAAAATTGGGACAAGTGCCCTTGTTTGGAAAGACAATCCCAAGACTGAGCCAAAAGAAGATCCAAGTTGGTGAACAACATTCCCTACATTCCACTGTAATCAGCCTATCCAATCAAATCTACACAAAGAGAGTAAAATATTACTAACCAAACAAACATAAAACCagatagaattattttttaatgttttttagagtGAGGCAACACAGGAGGCATTCCTTTGTCAATACTCAAAACACAACTCAagcgaaaaagaaaagaaaggggaaatataaagagaaagagaCGGATCAGAAATGGaaacagaaagaaaatatatgtatatagtaCCTCCGCACATTGTCACATTCCTTTATCTCTTTCCTTCTTTAActgctttcttttatttttgaagaccAAAATGGGAAGATTAGAGAAGGGCAATGGCTCCAGGCTACAGGCTACAGACCCACAAGAGGTACTCTCACCCTCTCAACTCATTTGCTGACCGTGGGCAGGTCTTGTTTGCCGATTCTTGCAAGAGATGCTGCACTGAATGACTGCCCGTTTGTCCCATCATGTTGGCTCGCCTTGAAATTTGAAGTACTTgaaatccaataaaataaaataaaataaaataaggaaaaagaaaaagaaaaaggcagcCGTTAAGACCAAGTCTTGTGTCTCTTCTCTCTCCAATGCTACACTTTATTCTGTTCAAATTCGATACTTTGCTGTTTGCTGAGAACGAGGCCTCTTTGTTTCAAAGGGAGACAGAGAAAGAAGCTATAAGCTTTGTTTCTCTTAATCCCCTCTCTGTCTAAAAACCTTTGCTTTCCTTTATTTCTCTATCTGTGTCTCCTACATTGTCTTGTTCTACTTCAAGAATCTCTCATCTCACTTCCACGCATTAAATTGTTGTCTCTCTTGACTAATTACATTCTCATATTTTGTGGGTTTCTTCTCGTTTCTTGTTCTCAAGTGTCTCATACAGTGCATTTACAAAGTAGTACAAGAGGAAACCAAGAAAACTCACTTGCTGTTCGGTCCCTTTTGGCTCATTTCTAGTTGAAACCAAGAAACCCGTTTGTGGTTCGGTGTATCTGGCTGGGTTTTGGTAGCTTTCAGTGGTTTTAGAGCGTGCAGGGAGTAAAGACCTTCTTGACTTGTTTCAAAGCTTGATAATAGGGCGTGGAAGGAGAATTCCAGTTGTGGAGTTCTATTTCTTTGAGTTAGTGACCATTTTTCTGGTGATATTAAGTAAAGCTTGGGAGCTGGGGAGGGGCAGGAAGTAAAAGAAGAGCTATATGAATTAATAGTGAAAAATGACAGATGGGAACTCCAAGAAAAGCAAGgtttttctcttcattttcctATACATACATGCcaaatttttcttctctttttttttccattagttaattggttttttttttcatctttttttatcgaGCAATTATGATGATTTTGGATGTCattagttaattgtttttttgtttttgggtgaAGCTTTCCTGGTCCAAGAAAATGGTCAGAAAGTGGTTCAACATCAAGAGCAAAAATGAGGAATTTCAAGCTGATGATGTTCACGGTAGGCATTTTCTTTTCCTGGTCTTCTGCGTGACGACTACCTTTAATCAAACTTGGGGTTTTTAATCCAATGGAATCAAAGAATCAGCTTTATTTATACTACAGTTTCTCATCATCTggttggttgctgagaaaaacagaaaaaaggagGAATATCCTCGTGAACTTGGTGCTTGATGGTATTGTGATCCTCAAATATCACCAACTTTATTCACCTCTGCTAAATGCTCTTTTCCTTCTTGTATTCCAAGGagtgaaagaaataaaagattgtCCATATTTCCATCTTCTTTTAATCCTAAAGTTTCTCTGCAACCAAATTGATACTGTATCTGCTAGTGACAATTTTAAGTTATAATctcgttttgtttttgttatcaatTCAACTTCTCCACATTCATCTCTGGTTTaccctttctttaaaaaataggaTCGCTTTACAagtgtttcttttttcatcaGGGGGTGAAGTTGCGTACAGGACTAGCTTCTCAGAGAGGGAGCCGTGTACAATCAAAAAGAGCAAAACAGGTGCATTACAATCAGAATCTAAAGATTTCTCATGGTGAATATGTCTCAGTTGGGTTTAAATTCCTATTAGTGCTgtaattcttaattattttttcatctcttcGATGCAGAGAAATTTAGCAAGAATCCAGAGCAGGTCCGGCGGAACAGGATGAATCTTGACCATCCTCGTATCATAGACGTGCAAAACTACAGGTATCGTGTCTTAGATTTCCCTTCATCTCACATTTTTCTTCCTTAATTATGTgcgtatttttaatgtttaagtaCCAACTGCTTTTCTGTTTCCATTTTGGGGCAGCATTTTTGTAGCTTCTTGGAATGTGGCTGGAAGATCCCCTCTAAGTAATTTAAGTCTTGATGACTGGCTTCATGCTTCACCTCCAGCAGATATTTATGTTCTTGGGTATGATTTGGTGGTTATTATCTTCACATTTCCTGTCACTAAATCCTGTGATTGCCCATTAGTGATGGAAACATCTCTACTTATCTTTGTGTATCAGATTTCAAGAGATAGTTCCTTTGAATGCCGGTAATGTTCTGGGTGCAGAAGATAATGGCCCTGCCAAAAAATGGCTGGCTCTCATCAGAAAGACTCTAAACAATCTTCCTGGAACTAGTGGAAGTGGTGGGTGCTATACACCGTCTCCAATCCCTGAGCCAATTGTAGAAATAGATGCAGATTTCGAGGGATCATCTAGACAAAAGAATGCTTCTTTCTTTCATCGCCGGTCATTCCAGACAACCAATAGCTGGAGAATGGACAATGATCCTTCAATTCCTCAGCCACGACTTGATCGGCGATTCAGTGTATGTGATCGGGTAATATTCGGCCACAGGCCAAGTGACTATGATCCTAGCAATAGATGGGGTCACAGACCTAGTGATTATTCCAGGCCCAGTGATTATTCCAGGCCTAGTGATTACTCCAGATGGGGTTCCTCAGATGATGATAATGGGCCTGGGGAATCACCAAGTACTGTTTTATACTCACCAATGTCAAATGGAAATTCCTATTCTGCGTCTACCGAAGAAGGATATAGGAGGCCAGGGCATTCAAGGTACTGCTTAGTGGCAAGCAAGCAAATGGTTGGCATATTCCTGACAATATGGGTGAGGAGTGATCTGAGGGAGCACGTCAAAAACATGAAAGTTTCTTGTGTTGGTAGAGGATTGATGGGTTACCTAGGAAATAAGGTATTGCTCAAGTAAATCATAGTGTCATTTTTTTGCTTCATTACTTGGATTTTCCAACTTAATCAGAACTGCTGACtattaagaaaaatagagaTTTAATAATCTGCTTGACGTTGCAGGGATCTATTTCAGTCAGCATGTCCTTGCACCAAACAAGCTTTTGCTTCATATGCAGCCATTTAACCTCTGGGCAGAAAGAAGGTGATGAGTTAAGAAGGAATGCAGATGTCATGGAGATTCTTAAGAAGACAAGATTTCCGCGGGTTCATAACTCGGGTGATGAAAAGTCTCCAGAAACAATCCTTGAGCATGAGTAAGACCAACCTTGCTGATCAGCTATCAAGTAAACTATACATTGTTTTgaaaaaggattaaaataaatgaaaagattaTGAGGATTTAACGATAAGGTGAAAAGGAGATGCATTTCACTTCTCTTGGCATTCAGATGTGTACTATTATAGTTTAGGAAACAGTTCCAatgaattttttgtgtttttgacaatCACAAGGTGTTAAGTCCTAACAAAAACCTATCCTATGAGAATTTTGAGCTTTTAcaataaaatttacaagcatgTCTCAGTAAATGATTTATATTGTCCACTCCctccttttcttcattattcaacattcgTTTTCAAAGTTCTAATTCTGAATAATATTTGTTGCAGTCGAGTTATTTGGCTTGGGGATTTGAATTATCGTATTGCCCTGTCATATCGAGCTGCCAAGGCACTAGTTGAGATGCAAAACTGGAGAGCATTGTTAGAGAATGACCAGGCACGCTTTACATATGTTCTCCATATTTTCTGTTGTCAGTTTCCTTCctcttattttgaaaatatcaatCAATTTTATGAGATATAAGTCAGCTTCCATCTGATATGCTGATGGTTATGTTGCAGTTAAGGATAGAGCAGAGGCGAGGTCGTGTTTTTAGGGGATGGAGTGAGgggaaaatttattttccacCAACCTACAAGTATTCAACCAATTCAGACAGATATGCAGGGGACGATATGCATCCCAAGGAGAAACGTCGAACACCAGCTTGGTAAGAACAGCCCTTCCTACCAGACCATACAAGAAAGTATgcaactgaaaaaaaaagaacgttTTCTTAACTGcaaaattatagaaattagaaaaaagtgAAGGTTACAATATCGATACACATGGTTGAAGTTCTTAATTCTAATCACTTGTGTTGctgattaaataattttatgctGAAGGTGCGATAGAATTTTGTGGCATGGAGAAGGCCTCCACCAATCATCTTATGTACGTGGAGAATCTCGGTTCTCAGATCATAGGCCTGTCTATGGCATATTTTGGGCAGAGGTTGAGTCGAGTCATGGTCCATTGAGGAAAAGCACTAGTTATTCTAGTTCCAGAATTGAGGTAGAGGAGCTTTTGCCGTACTCACATGGGTACACGGAACTAAACTTCTTTTGAAGGTTGATCAGATTGGTATGTCTTTCGCCCTTTCCATCTCTCACCAGTGTGCATGTGCATAGAGAAACACACGCATGTGATCGCACAAATTCTCTTTTTAATGAACTAAATAGTTGCTCCAAGATGCTTCATGGAATCCCTTATTTCATTCTTTGCATCTTCCTTGAGCTTATGAATATATGGTGatggaatttattttcttttccatgatTGAGTGTTTCTCTTGGGGTATAACCAGGCAATAAAAATGTTTACAAGAATCACATTTCTTTCTGCATATGAAGTATGGTTTGGCATCCTCAATCACTCAAGCAAAACTTCCATGCTGCTTTTTATTACTGTAAaatgtttttcccttttcacCATCTTTTCCATTGTAATGGATTGGATGGGATAGAAAAGGGTGCGAGGATCCATTATTACGGTGGTCTGcagataaaaaactttaatcttTAGATTTTGAGCCCAACGAATACCTTTGGCACATCTCACAAGAAACTAAATATCGTTGCTTTAGGCTATTGAGCTCATGGACTTTTGTGAATCTAATGAAAATGAAGGTAAAAAACAGAATATATACTTGGCATATTGAAGTATTCCATACAACAAAATCCCTTGCCTTATAAGTTTTCTTGAGAAAATCTTTTGATTG is a window of Populus nigra chromosome 10, ddPopNigr1.1, whole genome shotgun sequence DNA encoding:
- the LOC133704509 gene encoding type IV inositol polyphosphate 5-phosphatase 7-like isoform X1 is translated as MTDGNSKKSKLSWSKKMVRKWFNIKSKNEEFQADDVHGGEVAYRTSFSEREPCTIKKSKTEKFSKNPEQVRRNRMNLDHPRIIDVQNYSIFVASWNVAGRSPLSNLSLDDWLHASPPADIYVLGFQEIVPLNAGNVLGAEDNGPAKKWLALIRKTLNNLPGTSGSGGCYTPSPIPEPIVEIDADFEGSSRQKNASFFHRRSFQTTNSWRMDNDPSIPQPRLDRRFSVCDRVIFGHRPSDYDPSNRWGHRPSDYSRPSDYSRPSDYSRWGSSDDDNGPGESPSTVLYSPMSNGNSYSASTEEGYRRPGHSRYCLVASKQMVGIFLTIWVRSDLREHVKNMKVSCVGRGLMGYLGNKGSISVSMSLHQTSFCFICSHLTSGQKEGDELRRNADVMEILKKTRFPRVHNSGDEKSPETILEHDRVIWLGDLNYRIALSYRAAKALVEMQNWRALLENDQLRIEQRRGRVFRGWSEGKIYFPPTYKYSTNSDRYAGDDMHPKEKRRTPAWCDRILWHGEGLHQSSYVRGESRFSDHRPVYGIFWAEVESSHGPLRKSTSYSSSRIEVEELLPYSHGYTELNFF
- the LOC133704509 gene encoding type IV inositol polyphosphate 5-phosphatase 7-like isoform X2, which codes for MTDGNSKKSKLSWSKKMVRKWFNIKSKNEEFQADDVHGGEVAYRTSFSEREPCTIKKSKTEKFSKNPEQVRRNRMNLDHPRIIDVQNYSIFVASWNVAGRSPLSNLSLDDWLHASPPADIYVLGFQEIVPLNAGNVLGAEDNGPAKKWLALIRKTLNNLPGTSGSGGCYTPSPIPEPIVEIDADFEGSSRQKNASFFHRRSFQTTNSWRMDNDPSIPQPRLDRRFSVCDRVIFGHRPSDYDPSNRWGHRPSDYSRPSDYSRPSDYSRWGSSDDDNGPGESPSTVLYSPMSNGNSYSASTEEGYRRPGHSRYCLVASKQMVGIFLTIWVRSDLREHVKNMKVSCVGRGLMGYLGNKGSISVSMSLHQTSFCFICSHLTSGQKEGDELRRNADVMEILKKTRFPRVHNSGDEKSPETILEHDRVIWLGDLNYRIALSYRAAKALVEMQNWRALLENDQARFTYVLHIFCFKDRAEARSCF